In the Engystomops pustulosus chromosome 2, aEngPut4.maternal, whole genome shotgun sequence genome, one interval contains:
- the NAA16 gene encoding N-alpha-acetyltransferase 16, NatA auxiliary subunit: protein MPVVSLPPKENNLFKRILKCYEQKQYKNGLKFCKMILSNPRFSEHGETLAMKGLTLNCLGKKEDAYEFVRKGLRNDVKSHVCWHVYGLLQRSDKKYDEAIKCYRNALKLDKDNLQILRDLSLLQIQMRDLEGYRETRYQLLQLRPMQRASWIGYAIAYHLLQDYEMALKLLEEFRKTQQVPPNKIDYEYSELILYQNQVMREANLFQESLDHIEAQEKQICDKLQVEEIKGEVYLELGRWKEAAQIFRQLINRNPENWKYYENLEKALHPATMEERLDIYDEFCERHPKAVSPRRLILNFITGSKFRERMDKFLRVNFSKGCPPLFTTLKSLYNSAEKVLTIQELVTGYENALKTCSLFNPDDNDDREPPTTLLWVRYFLSQHFDKLGQWSVALDYINAAIASTPTLIELFYMKAKIYKHIGSFKEAAKWMDEAQSLDTADRFINSKCAKYMLRANMIQEAEEMCSKFTREGTPAIENLNEMQCMWFQTECAAAYQRLGKYGEALKKCHEIERHFFEITDDQFDFHTYCMRKMTLRAYVDLLRLEDVLRQHAFYFKAAQTAIGIYLKLHESPLMNESKEQEVNSENLSAKELKKVLSKQRRAQKKAKLEEERKHAERERQQKNQKKKRDEEEEETSGPKEELVPDKLERTENPLEEAIKFLTPLKTLASNNIETHLLAFEIYFKKGKFLLMLQSIKRAFSIDRNDPWLHECLIRFSKSVSDHSNLPDIVIKVLFHEMKSIFTNKKLESFNEEFLKNNSTSIQHLLSGAKMMYYLDKSRQEKAITIATRLDETLNDRNVPSLTRVLDALLDGSFGSCNTRYEEYRAACHKLFPFTPAFMLSANEEDCNTVQINHKALNHDVLCNEI from the exons ATGCCGGTTGTCAGCCTCCCTCCTAAGGAGAACAACCTCTTTAAGAGGATCCTG AAATGCTATGAACAAAAGCAGTATAAGAATGGTCTCAAATTTTGTAAGATGATCCTTTCTAATCCACGGTTTTCTGAACATGGAG AAACGCTGGCAATGAAGGGTCTGACATTGAATTGCCTTGGAAAGAAAGAAGACGCTTACGAGTTTGTACGGAAAGGTCTACGCAATGATGTTAAGAGTCATGTCT GTTGGCATGTCTATGGTCTTCTTCAGAGGTCAGATAAGAAGTATGATGAAGCAATCAAATGTTATAGGAATGCTCTTAAACTGGACAAGGACAATCTACAGATTCTGCGTGACCTTTCATTGTTACAGATACAGATGAGGGACTTGGAAGGCTATCGG GAAACTAGATATCAGCTCCTTCAACTACGACCAATGCAAAGAGCATCATGGATTGGCTATGCCATAGCATATCATTTACTGCAGGACTATGAAATGGCATTAAAATTACTTGAGGAATTCAGGAAAACTCAGCAG GTACCCCCAAATAAAATAGACTATGAATATAGTGAATTAATCCTGTACCAGAACCAGGTGATGAGAGAGGCAAACCTTTTCCAGGAGTCCTTGGATCATATTGAAGCTCAAGAGAAACAAATCTGTGACAAGCTTCAGGTGGAAGAAATTAAAG GTGAAGTTTACTTAGAGCTTGGAAGATGGAAAGAAGCTGCTCAAATATTTAGACAACTTATTAACCGCAACCCTGAAAACTGGAAATACTATGAAAATCTAGAGAAAGCTTTGCATCCAG CTACTATGGAAGAACGACTTGATATATATGATGAATTCTGTGAACGGCATCCAAAAGCAGTTTCCCCTAGAAGATTGATCTTAAACTTCATTACAG gcAGCAAGTTTAGAGAAAGAATGGATAAGTTTTTACGAGTTAACTTCAGCAAAGGCTGCCCACCATTGTTTACAACTTTAAAATCTCTGTACAACTCTGCAGAGAAG GTGTTAACAATACAAGAGCTGGTGACTGGCTatgaaaacgcattgaaaacatgCAGTTTATTTAAccctgatg ACAATGATGATCGAGAACCACCTACAACCCTCTTGTGGGTTCGCTATTTCTTATCGCAGCACTTTGATAAGCTTGGTCAGTGGTCTGTGGCATTAGACTACATCAACGCTGCCATCGCCAGCACTCCGACATTAATAGAACTCTTCTATATGAAAGCCAAAATCTATAAG CATATAGGAAGCTTTAAAGAAGCTGCTAAGTGGATGGATGAAGCTCAATCCCTGGACACTGCGGACCGATTTATTAACTCCAAATGTGCAAAATACATGCTGCGAGCCAATATGATTCAGGAGGCAGAAGAGATGTGCTCAAAGTTCACAAGG GAAGGTACACCGGCCATAGAAAATCTAAATGAGATGCAATGTATGTGGTTCCAGACTGAATGTGCTGCTGCCTACCAGAGACTGGGGAAGTATGGGGAAGCATTAAAGAAATGCCATGAGATCGAAAGG CATTTCTTTGAAATCACGGATGACCAGTTTGATTTCCACACATATTGCATGAGGAAAATGACGTTGCGTGCCTATGTGGATCTTCTACGTCTGGAGGATGTACTGCGACAACATGCCTTTTATTTCAAAGCAGCGCAAACTGCCATAGGAATCTACCTAAAGCTCCATGAAAGCCCCTTAATGAACGAAAGCAAAGAGCAGGAAGTGAATTCAG AAAATCTCTCTGCAAAAGAGCTTAAGAAAGTGTTAAGTAAGCAAAGGCGAGCTCAGAAGAAGGCCAAACTGGAGGAAGAGAGGAAACATGCGGAAAGAGAGCGTCAGCAGAAGAATCAGAAGAAGAAGAGggatgaagaggaagaagagaccaGTGGACCTAAAGAGGAGCTAGTCCCGGACAAGCTGGAAAGG actgaaaacccaTTAGAAGAAGCGATCAAGTTCCTTACACCATTGAAAACTCTGGCATCtaacaatatagaaacacatttattgGCATTTGAGATCTATtttaaaaaag gAAAGTTCCTCTTGATGCTCCAGTCTATCAAAAGAGCCTTTTCTATTGATCGAAATGATCCATGGTTGCACGAGTGTTTAATAAGATTCTCAAAATCGG TTTCAGATCACAGTAATCTGCCTGACATAGTGATTAAAGTACTTTTTCATGAGATGAAGAGTATCTTTACCAACAAGAAGCTGGAAAGCTTTAATGAagaatttcttaaaaacaattcTACCTCCATTCAGCATTTGCTTTCAG GAGCAAAAATGATGTATTACTTGGATAAATCAAGACAAGAGAAGGCCATAACCATAGCTACAAGACTTGATGAAACGTTAAATGATAGGAATGTCCCG AGTCTGACTAGGGTGTTGGATGCCCTTCTTGATGGAAGCTTTGGAAGTTGTAACACTCGATATGAGGAGTATCGGGCAGCCTGCCATAAACTCTTCCCATTTACCCCTGCCTTTATGCTATCTGCAAATGAAGAAGACTGTAATACCGTGCAGATAAACCACAAAGCTCTCAACCACGATGTGCTCTGCAATGAAATTTAG
- the MTRF1 gene encoding peptide chain release factor 1, mitochondrial yields MKHLSVVTIWRRCMSGLYTCPSHHMWRSLGPKPLAQPLPVASRSTRNTLPSFSLYGLHSRRSCSQGFGALWQNKTLQSYLQSLISEHRELSQKLNMTLKEEERKTLTQRHTELSSLSALLYKIQEAESDVRELEAMFADLNSKEEEDLLQEEKDSMIRNISHLQEELLRFLVPQEKYDMNDAILEVVSGRTTGGDICQQFTGEVFDMYRNYAHYKSWSFEILNYTPNDYGGLHHAAARIIGEGVYKRLKYEGGIHRVQRIPEVGLSSRMQRIHTGTMTVIVLPQPDEVDVKIDPNDLRIDTFKAKGAGGQHVNTTDSAVRIVHIPTGITVECQQERSQIQNKDKAMKILRAKLHEQNVKADLSQRQSSRKLQVGTRDQSDRIRTYNYTQDRLTDHRISYEIRNLREFLNGEDLLDDLMDKLHNAADAEALLEIIKRYL; encoded by the exons ATGAAGCATCTGTCAGTGGTTACCATATGGAGGCGCTGCATGTCAGGACTCTATACATGTCCTTCTCATCATATGTGGCGGAGCCTGGGTCCTAAGCCTCTGGCACAGCCGCTCCCTGTGGCATCACGGTCTACTAGAAACACATTGCCATCCTTCAGCCTTTATGGACTTCACTCGAGGCGATCCTGTTCTCAAGGGTTTGGTGCATTATGGCAGAACAAGACATTACAAAGCTACTTACAGTCTTTGATCTCAGAACACAGGGAGCTTAGTCAGAAATTAAATATGACTTTAAAAGAAGAGGAGCGCAAGACCTTAACCCAGCGGCATACTGAATTGTCATCACTCAGTGCCCTCCTTTACAAAATACAGGAAGCAGAAAGTGACGTCAGAGAATTAGAAGCCATGTTTGCTG ACCTAAACTCCAAGGAAGAAGAAGACTTACTACAGGAAGAAAAGGATTCTATGATTCGAAACATTAGTCATTTGCAGGAAGAG cTGTTACGTTTTCTAGTACCTCAAGAAAAATATGACATGAATGATGCCATACTAGAGGTTGTGTCTGGAAGAACTACAGGAG GTGACATTTGCCAGCAATTTACAGGAGAGGTTTTTGACATGTATAGAAATTATGCTCATTACAAGTCCTGGTCATTTGAAATTCTGAATTATACACCAAATGATTATG GAGGCTTACACCATGCGGCTGCACGTATCATAGGTGAAGGTGTGTACAAACGCCTGAAATATGAAGGTGGGATTCATAGGGTTCAGAGGATTCCAGAGGTGGGCCTGTCCTCTAGAATGCAGAGGATTCATACAGGGACCATGACTGTAATTGTACTTCCCCAGCCTGATGAG GTAGATGTTAAAATCGACCCAAATGATTTAAGAATTGACACATTCAAAGCCAAAGGAGCCGGTGGTCAACATGTCAATACAACGGACAGTGCGGTGCGGATCGTTCACATTCCTACAG GAATAACTGTGGAGTGCCAACAAGAACGCTCCCAAATTCAGAACAAAGATAAAGCCATGAAGATCCTGAGAGCAAAACTGCACGAACAGAATGTAAAAGCGGACTTGTCCCAGAGACAGAGCTCCAGAAAATTGCAG GTTGGAACAAGAGATCAATCTGATCGGATTCGCACTTACAACTATACTCAGGACCGGCTAACAGACCACAGAATTTCATATGAGATCCGTAATTTAAGG GAATTTTTAAATGGAGAAGATCTGCTGGATGATCTAATGGATAAACTACacaatgctgcagatgcagaggCTTTACTTGAGATTATAAAAAGATATTTGTGA